One genomic window of Panicum hallii strain FIL2 chromosome 6, PHallii_v3.1, whole genome shotgun sequence includes the following:
- the LOC112897759 gene encoding disease resistance protein RPM1-like isoform X2, giving the protein MEATAVSVGKAVLDGALGYAKSIVAEEIALQLGIERDVIFIGDELEMMRSFLLTADEEHDKHKVLLTWVNQVRELAYNVEDSLMDFALQSEKKPFCWCIPRNLWQRRSIAKEVKELRTRVEDVSNRNLRYRLIKGSSSTNAAVEVQGSVSSASLFQINEARWAAQEQETLKMSLHQLITSDDTDLRVFAVWGTGGDLGKTSTIREAYDHQDIYEKFGCRAWVKLTTPFLQNKFFHDLLRQFYVYSREVTGKSNQGNASGYNVLKELEKMERSHIVDQVSAHVNEKRYLVVIEGLSTIVEWDCIKTYFPDKKNGSRIIVSTQHVEIGSLCTEQPYQVTELKELSPNHSIYLFHNRVEPRSRNAMSIDGINSTMQSSSSEIQADAQQIGEGGDSIESKLDRSKTMVVIDEDFVGRTNDKTQLINLILQTEDGHTCKVISVWGMGGVGKTSLVQSVYRSQELGSLKHAWVTAVRPFNYESIIRNLVWQLQKDIQEDPAEASQKKREIQPGKTMEQELAKKTMEQELAHLLQTQKCLIVIDDLSSIEEWNLIKEHLAKATRIIVTSREKYVAKYCSREDMNIYGLQSLEYAAAFDLFKRKVFKDSSEKIELSPDMMEQARLILKKCNGLPLAISTIGAFLATRHKSSIEWRKTNDRISTELEINPELRTIKTVLVRSYDGLPYHLKSCFLYLSIFPEDYNIRRKRVIRRWDAEGYLREMHGMTAAEVGDEYFDGLLDRSMILQGGKVIISGSKVDSCQLHDIMRHICISKAREENLIFTLDEGCILGKMTGAIRHLVISSSWKRDKDMFQRWLDLSHVRSLTVFGEWKSFFLYSKMKFLRVLDFEDTLGLQNHHLDKIMELIHLKYLSLRRCKSISKLPNSLGNLSHLETLDVRGTLILKFPTTITKLWKLQHLLAVHADPSGKLKGLRTLCDVYVNDTNLSATLMELKQLTQLCKLRLVCCTRNEKAGEKLWSAIDGHRHLQSFSLKFYGCNLESQLGGTLSPPKSIDSLKLCARLVQVSQWIHKLQNLSKLQLRGTDLNQDGIHALGKLPNLAVLHMWWNSVQQKQLQFIQFFFPSLILLDLRDLHELEYVKFEDGTMPKLELLQVSGKWSKLQEFSGLQYLMKLKEIHVNGEFRLTMDNAENLLVDCPNHVSLKLMETKS; this is encoded by the exons ATGGAGGCCACTGCGGTGAGCGTGGGCAAGGCCGTACTCGATGGAGCTCTGGGATATGCTAAGTCCATCGTTGCAGAGGAGATCGCCCTGCAGCTTGGCATCGAGCGCGACGTGATATTCATTGGAGACGAGCTCGAGATGATGCGGTCCTTCCTGCTCACTGCCGACGAAGAGCACGACAAGCACAAGGTGCTCCTGACCTGGGTGAACCAGGTCCGCGAGCTGGCCTACAATGTGGAGGACAGCCTCATGGACTTCGCCCTACAATCTGAGAAGAAGCCGTTCTGCTGGTGCATCCCTCGCAATCTTTGGCAGCGCCGCAGCATTGCCAAGGAAGTGAAGGAGCTTAGGACTAGGGTGGAGGATGTGAGCAACAGGAACTTGCGCTACCGCCTTATCAAGGGCTCTAGCTCAACGAATGCCGCTGTTGAGGTGCAGGGCAGCGTGTCCAGTGCATCATTGTTCCAAATTAATGAAGCAAGGTGGGCAGCCCAGGAGCAGGAGACACTAAAGATGAGTCTCCACCAGCTGATCACAAGTGATGATACGGACCTCAGGGTATTCGCCGTGTGGGGAACAGGTGGTGATCTTGGGAAGACGTCCACAATCAGGGAGGCCTATGACCATcaagatatatatgaaaaatttgGCTGCCGTGCCTGGGTGAAGCTAACAACTCCTTTCCTCCAAAACAAATTTTTCCACGATTTGTTAAGGCAGTTCTATGTGTATTCTCGTGAAGTAACTGGAAAATCAAACCAAGGAAATGCTTCAGGTTATAATGTTCTCAAGGAGTTAGAGAAGATGGAGCGGAGTCATATTGTTGATCAGGTTTCAGCCCATGTGAATGAGAAAAGGTATCTGGTAGTCATTGAAGGTCTATCCACCATTGTTGAGTGGGATTGCATTAAAACATATTTCCCTGACAAGAAGAATGGGAGCCGTATCATTGTATCCACGCAGCATGTTGAAATTGGTAGCTTGTGCACGGAGCAGCCGTACCAAGTAACAGAGCTCAAGGAATTGTCTCCCAATCATTCTATCTACCTCTTCCATAACAGG GTTGAGCCCAGGTCCCGGAATGCCATGAGTATTGATGGGATAAACTCAACGATGCAATCCAGCTCCAGTGAAATACAGGCCGACGCTCAACAGATTGGTGAAGGTGGTGATAGCATTGAAAGCAAGCTTGACCGCAGCAAGACAATGGTAGTCATTGATGAAGACTTTGTCGGACGAACAAATGATAAGACTCAACTTATTAATTTAATTCTTCAAACAGAAGATGGACATACCTGCAAGGTTATCTCAGTGTGGGGAATGGGAGGTGTTGGGAAGACCAGTCTTGTTCAAAGTGTCTACCGAAGCCAAGAACTTGGCAGCTTGAAGCATGCCTGGGTCACTGCAGTGCGCCCTTTCAACTACGAATCCATCATTAGAAACCTTGTTTGGCAACTACAGAAAGATATTCAAGAAGATCCTGCTGAAGCAAGTCAAAAGAAGAGGGAAATTCAACCTGGAAAAACGATGGAGCAAGAGCTCGCTAAAAAAACGATGGAGCAAGAGCTCGCTCACCTTCTTCAAACACAGAAGTGCCTCATTGTTATTGATGATCTATCATCCATTGAAGAATGGAACTTAATCAAAGAACACTTGGCAAAAGCTACACGTATCATTGTCACCTCCAGGGAAAAATATGTCGCCAAGTACTGTTCCAGGGAAGACATGAACATATACGGCCTTCAAAGTCTGGAATATGCTGCTGCATTTGACCTCTTTAAAAggaag GTATTCAAGGACAGCAGTGAGAAAATTGAGTTAAGCCCTGACATGATGGAACAAGCAAGACTTATCCTAAAGAAGTGCAATGGACTTCCCCTTGCAATATCAACAATAGGGGCTTTCCTAGCTACTAGGCACAAAAGTTCTATTGAATGGAGAAAGACAAATGACCGTATTAGCACTGAGTTGGAGATAAATCCAGAACTGAGGACAATAAAAACAGTCCTTGTAAGGAGTTACGATGGTTTACCCTATCACCTGAAGTCATGTTTCTTGTACCTATCCATATTTCCAGAAGATTACAACATCAGGCGAAAACGTGTGATCAGGCGGTGGGATGCAGAGGGTTATTTGAGGGAGATGCATGGCATGACTGCAGCAGAAGTTGGTGATGAGTACTTTGATGGGCTTTTGGATAGGAGCATGATCCTTCAGGGAGGGAAGGTGATTATTTCTGGTTCAAAGGTTGATTCTTGTCAACTCCATGATATAATGCGTCACATATGCATCTCAAAGGCGAGGGAGGAAAATCTTATTTTCACACTGGATGAAGGATGCATTTTGGGCAAAATGACGGGTGCAATCCGTCACCTTGTCATAAGCAGCAGCTGGAAAAGAGATAAGGATATGTTCCAGAGATGGCTTGACTTGTCTCATGTGAGGTCATTGACTGTGTTTGGAGAATGGAAATCGTTTTTCCTTTATAGTAAGATGAAGTTCCTTCGAGTGCTTGATTTTGAAGACACTTTAGGGCTACAGAATCATCATCTTGATAAAATTATGGAGCTCATTCACTTGAAGTATCTTTCCCTACGGCGATGTAAGAGTATTTCCAAACTGCCTAATTCTCTGGGTAATTTGAGTCACCTAGAAACACTGGATGTTAGAGGTACACTTATACTGAAATTCCCAACCACTATCACAAAGCTTTGGAAGCTACAACACCTTCTTGCAGTTCATGCTGATCCAAGTGGGAAATTGAAGGGCCTGCGCACACTGTGTGATGTTTATGTTAACGATACAAATTTAAGTGCCACCTTAATGGAGCTCAAACAACTTACTCAGCTATGCAAGTTGCGACTAGTTTGTTGTACTCGCAATGAGAAAGCTGGTGAGAAGCTGTGGTCTGCAATTGATGGTCACAGGCATTTACAATCTTTCTCCCTGAAATTCTATGGATGTAATTTGGAGTCTCAATTGGGTGGGACATTGTCACCTCCAAAAAGCATAGATAGCCTCAAGCTGTGTGCCCGACTAGTTCAAGTATCACAATGGATCCATAAGCTTCAGAATCTATCGAAGTTACAGCTACGGGGCACTGATCTGAATCAGGATGGCATACATGCCCTTGGGAAACTGCCAAATCTTGCAGTCTTGCATATGTGGTGGAACTCGGTCCAACAGAAACAGCTACAATTCATTCAGTTTTTTTTCCCTAGTCTGATCCTTCTAGATCTCCGTGACCTACATGAACTCGAATACGTGAAGTTTGAAGATGGAACAATGCCTAAACTTGAACTGCTACAAGTTTCTGGCAAATGGAGCAAACTACAGGAGTTCTCTGGGCTACAATATCTGATGAAGCTAAAGGAAATTCATGTGAACGGTGAATTTAGGCTGACCATGGACAATGCAGAGAACCTCCTAGTGGACTGTCCTAACCACGTCAGTTTGAAGCTGATGGAGACCAAGTCTTGA
- the LOC112898421 gene encoding uncharacterized protein LOC112898421 — translation MLTTAHSRQHHAFEKSPSSHMKNLDRKLQQAMNNATSKYMQRIYPLGIQRSSSNLTLSSLSLSQNSNDSSLSSSNSSWEPKVPLLYGGTFSPWGDVLVSLEMRREDDDKASDHDVEGGEDDFDCSEPGSLHRCSWITKNSDEAYVQFHDECWGVPVYSDNRLFELLSLSGMLIDHNWTEILKRRDMYREVFADFDPSRVAKMDEDAIAEISGNKELKLAECRVRCIVENAKCIQKVAKEFGSFSGYMWGHVNHRPVVGKYRHHKYIPFRTPKSEAVSKDLVRRGFRLVGPVIVYSFMQAAGMAIDHLVDCFRFPECVRLAERSWGITNIAA, via the exons ATGCTCACCACAGcacacagccggcagcatcatgCCTTCGAGAAGAGCCCTAGCAGCCACATGAAGAACCTCGACAGGAAGCTGCAGCAGGCCATGAACAACGCGACCAGCAAGTACATGCAGAGGATCTACCCTCTGGGCATCCAGAGGAGCAGCTCCAACCTCACATTGTCGTCGCTCTCCCTGTCGCAGAACTCCAACGACTCCTCGCTCAGCAGCTCCAACTCCAGCTGGGAGCCTAAGGTGCCGCTGCTGTACGGCGGCACCTTCAGCCCCTGGGGCGATGTGCTGGTGTCTCTGGAGATGAGGAGAGAGGACGACGACAAGGCCAGTGACCATGACGTCGAAGGGGGTGAGGACGACTTCGATTGCAGCGAGCCGGGGAGCTTGCATAGGTGTAGCTGGATCACCAAGAACAGTG ATGAGGCGTACGTTCAGTTCCACGACGAGTGCTGGGGCGTCCCTGTGTACAGCGACAA CCGCCTCTTCGAGCTTCTGTCGCTGTCCGGGATGCTCATAGACCACAACTGGACGGAAATACTCAAGAGGCGAGACATGTACAG GGAGGTGTTCGCCGACTTCGACCCCAGCAGGGTGGCGAAGATGGACGAGGACGCCATCGCCGAGATCAGCGGCAACAAGGAGCTCAAGCTGGCCGAGTGCCGGGTCCGGTGCATCGTCGAGAACGCCAAGTGCATTCAGAAG GTGGCCAAGGAATTCGGGTCGTTCAGCGGGTACATGTGGGGGCACGTGAACCACCGACCGGTGGTGGGCAAGTACAGGCACCACAAGTACATCCCGTTCCGTACGCCCAAGTCGGAGGCGGTGAGCAAGGACCTCGTCCGCCGGGGTTTCCGCCTCGTCGGCCCCGTCATCGTCTACTCCTTCATGCAGGCCGCCGGCATGGCAATCGACCACCTCGTCGACTGCTTCCGCTTCCCAGAGTGCGTCCGCCTCGCCGAGCGATCCTGGGGCATCACCAACATCGCCGCGTAG
- the LOC112897759 gene encoding disease resistance protein RPM1-like isoform X1: MEATAVSVGKAVLDGALGYAKSIVAEEIALQLGIERDVIFIGDELEMMRSFLLTADEEHDKHKVLLTWVNQVRELAYNVEDSLMDFALQSEKKPFCWCIPRNLWQRRSIAKEVKELRTRVEDVSNRNLRYRLIKGSSSTNAAVEVQGSVSSASLFQINEARWAAQEQETLKMSLHQLITSDDTDLRVFAVWGTGGDLGKTSTIREAYDHQDIYEKFGCRAWVKLTTPFLQNKFFHDLLRQFYVYSREVTGKSNQGNASGYNVLKELEKMERSHIVDQVSAHVNEKRYLVVIEGLSTIVEWDCIKTYFPDKKNGSRIIVSTQHVEIGSLCTEQPYQVTELKELSPNHSIYLFHNRVEPRSRNAMSIDGINSTMQSSSSEIQADAQQIGEGGDSIESKLDRSKTMVVIDEDFVGRTNDKTQLINLILQTEDGHTCKVISVWGMGGVGKTSLVQSVYRSQELGSLKHAWVTAVRPFNYESIIRNLVWQLQKDIQEDPAEASQKKREIQPGKTMEQELAKKTMEQELAHLLQTQKCLIVIDDLSSIEEWNLIKEHLAKATRIIVTSREKYVAKYCSREDMNIYGLQSLEYAAAFDLFKRKECWTSNYMYTAVKTEDVFKDSSEKIELSPDMMEQARLILKKCNGLPLAISTIGAFLATRHKSSIEWRKTNDRISTELEINPELRTIKTVLVRSYDGLPYHLKSCFLYLSIFPEDYNIRRKRVIRRWDAEGYLREMHGMTAAEVGDEYFDGLLDRSMILQGGKVIISGSKVDSCQLHDIMRHICISKAREENLIFTLDEGCILGKMTGAIRHLVISSSWKRDKDMFQRWLDLSHVRSLTVFGEWKSFFLYSKMKFLRVLDFEDTLGLQNHHLDKIMELIHLKYLSLRRCKSISKLPNSLGNLSHLETLDVRGTLILKFPTTITKLWKLQHLLAVHADPSGKLKGLRTLCDVYVNDTNLSATLMELKQLTQLCKLRLVCCTRNEKAGEKLWSAIDGHRHLQSFSLKFYGCNLESQLGGTLSPPKSIDSLKLCARLVQVSQWIHKLQNLSKLQLRGTDLNQDGIHALGKLPNLAVLHMWWNSVQQKQLQFIQFFFPSLILLDLRDLHELEYVKFEDGTMPKLELLQVSGKWSKLQEFSGLQYLMKLKEIHVNGEFRLTMDNAENLLVDCPNHVSLKLMETKS, from the exons ATGGAGGCCACTGCGGTGAGCGTGGGCAAGGCCGTACTCGATGGAGCTCTGGGATATGCTAAGTCCATCGTTGCAGAGGAGATCGCCCTGCAGCTTGGCATCGAGCGCGACGTGATATTCATTGGAGACGAGCTCGAGATGATGCGGTCCTTCCTGCTCACTGCCGACGAAGAGCACGACAAGCACAAGGTGCTCCTGACCTGGGTGAACCAGGTCCGCGAGCTGGCCTACAATGTGGAGGACAGCCTCATGGACTTCGCCCTACAATCTGAGAAGAAGCCGTTCTGCTGGTGCATCCCTCGCAATCTTTGGCAGCGCCGCAGCATTGCCAAGGAAGTGAAGGAGCTTAGGACTAGGGTGGAGGATGTGAGCAACAGGAACTTGCGCTACCGCCTTATCAAGGGCTCTAGCTCAACGAATGCCGCTGTTGAGGTGCAGGGCAGCGTGTCCAGTGCATCATTGTTCCAAATTAATGAAGCAAGGTGGGCAGCCCAGGAGCAGGAGACACTAAAGATGAGTCTCCACCAGCTGATCACAAGTGATGATACGGACCTCAGGGTATTCGCCGTGTGGGGAACAGGTGGTGATCTTGGGAAGACGTCCACAATCAGGGAGGCCTATGACCATcaagatatatatgaaaaatttgGCTGCCGTGCCTGGGTGAAGCTAACAACTCCTTTCCTCCAAAACAAATTTTTCCACGATTTGTTAAGGCAGTTCTATGTGTATTCTCGTGAAGTAACTGGAAAATCAAACCAAGGAAATGCTTCAGGTTATAATGTTCTCAAGGAGTTAGAGAAGATGGAGCGGAGTCATATTGTTGATCAGGTTTCAGCCCATGTGAATGAGAAAAGGTATCTGGTAGTCATTGAAGGTCTATCCACCATTGTTGAGTGGGATTGCATTAAAACATATTTCCCTGACAAGAAGAATGGGAGCCGTATCATTGTATCCACGCAGCATGTTGAAATTGGTAGCTTGTGCACGGAGCAGCCGTACCAAGTAACAGAGCTCAAGGAATTGTCTCCCAATCATTCTATCTACCTCTTCCATAACAGG GTTGAGCCCAGGTCCCGGAATGCCATGAGTATTGATGGGATAAACTCAACGATGCAATCCAGCTCCAGTGAAATACAGGCCGACGCTCAACAGATTGGTGAAGGTGGTGATAGCATTGAAAGCAAGCTTGACCGCAGCAAGACAATGGTAGTCATTGATGAAGACTTTGTCGGACGAACAAATGATAAGACTCAACTTATTAATTTAATTCTTCAAACAGAAGATGGACATACCTGCAAGGTTATCTCAGTGTGGGGAATGGGAGGTGTTGGGAAGACCAGTCTTGTTCAAAGTGTCTACCGAAGCCAAGAACTTGGCAGCTTGAAGCATGCCTGGGTCACTGCAGTGCGCCCTTTCAACTACGAATCCATCATTAGAAACCTTGTTTGGCAACTACAGAAAGATATTCAAGAAGATCCTGCTGAAGCAAGTCAAAAGAAGAGGGAAATTCAACCTGGAAAAACGATGGAGCAAGAGCTCGCTAAAAAAACGATGGAGCAAGAGCTCGCTCACCTTCTTCAAACACAGAAGTGCCTCATTGTTATTGATGATCTATCATCCATTGAAGAATGGAACTTAATCAAAGAACACTTGGCAAAAGCTACACGTATCATTGTCACCTCCAGGGAAAAATATGTCGCCAAGTACTGTTCCAGGGAAGACATGAACATATACGGCCTTCAAAGTCTGGAATATGCTGCTGCATTTGACCTCTTTAAAAggaag GAATGCTGGACTTCCAACTACATGTACACTGCAGTGAAGACTGAAGAT GTATTCAAGGACAGCAGTGAGAAAATTGAGTTAAGCCCTGACATGATGGAACAAGCAAGACTTATCCTAAAGAAGTGCAATGGACTTCCCCTTGCAATATCAACAATAGGGGCTTTCCTAGCTACTAGGCACAAAAGTTCTATTGAATGGAGAAAGACAAATGACCGTATTAGCACTGAGTTGGAGATAAATCCAGAACTGAGGACAATAAAAACAGTCCTTGTAAGGAGTTACGATGGTTTACCCTATCACCTGAAGTCATGTTTCTTGTACCTATCCATATTTCCAGAAGATTACAACATCAGGCGAAAACGTGTGATCAGGCGGTGGGATGCAGAGGGTTATTTGAGGGAGATGCATGGCATGACTGCAGCAGAAGTTGGTGATGAGTACTTTGATGGGCTTTTGGATAGGAGCATGATCCTTCAGGGAGGGAAGGTGATTATTTCTGGTTCAAAGGTTGATTCTTGTCAACTCCATGATATAATGCGTCACATATGCATCTCAAAGGCGAGGGAGGAAAATCTTATTTTCACACTGGATGAAGGATGCATTTTGGGCAAAATGACGGGTGCAATCCGTCACCTTGTCATAAGCAGCAGCTGGAAAAGAGATAAGGATATGTTCCAGAGATGGCTTGACTTGTCTCATGTGAGGTCATTGACTGTGTTTGGAGAATGGAAATCGTTTTTCCTTTATAGTAAGATGAAGTTCCTTCGAGTGCTTGATTTTGAAGACACTTTAGGGCTACAGAATCATCATCTTGATAAAATTATGGAGCTCATTCACTTGAAGTATCTTTCCCTACGGCGATGTAAGAGTATTTCCAAACTGCCTAATTCTCTGGGTAATTTGAGTCACCTAGAAACACTGGATGTTAGAGGTACACTTATACTGAAATTCCCAACCACTATCACAAAGCTTTGGAAGCTACAACACCTTCTTGCAGTTCATGCTGATCCAAGTGGGAAATTGAAGGGCCTGCGCACACTGTGTGATGTTTATGTTAACGATACAAATTTAAGTGCCACCTTAATGGAGCTCAAACAACTTACTCAGCTATGCAAGTTGCGACTAGTTTGTTGTACTCGCAATGAGAAAGCTGGTGAGAAGCTGTGGTCTGCAATTGATGGTCACAGGCATTTACAATCTTTCTCCCTGAAATTCTATGGATGTAATTTGGAGTCTCAATTGGGTGGGACATTGTCACCTCCAAAAAGCATAGATAGCCTCAAGCTGTGTGCCCGACTAGTTCAAGTATCACAATGGATCCATAAGCTTCAGAATCTATCGAAGTTACAGCTACGGGGCACTGATCTGAATCAGGATGGCATACATGCCCTTGGGAAACTGCCAAATCTTGCAGTCTTGCATATGTGGTGGAACTCGGTCCAACAGAAACAGCTACAATTCATTCAGTTTTTTTTCCCTAGTCTGATCCTTCTAGATCTCCGTGACCTACATGAACTCGAATACGTGAAGTTTGAAGATGGAACAATGCCTAAACTTGAACTGCTACAAGTTTCTGGCAAATGGAGCAAACTACAGGAGTTCTCTGGGCTACAATATCTGATGAAGCTAAAGGAAATTCATGTGAACGGTGAATTTAGGCTGACCATGGACAATGCAGAGAACCTCCTAGTGGACTGTCCTAACCACGTCAGTTTGAAGCTGATGGAGACCAAGTCTTGA
- the LOC112897249 gene encoding uncharacterized protein LOC112897249 isoform X2, producing the protein MTGWVYHIGVSSVGHEYCHLRFLTIRGKSVAMYKRDPLDNPEIDFYVLRLYNPMDQNMKGQIACANPGEVRKWLEAFEEARLQAEYDMMRGVSWNENEINFDGHRPRLRRYVYGLGKYLRISKSTAG; encoded by the exons ATGACTGGTTGGGTGTACCACATCGGCGTCAGCTCCGTCGGCCATGAATACTGTCATCTCCGCTTCCTTACTATCAGGGGCAAATCCGTCGCCATGTACAAGCGCGACCCGCTCGACAACCCAGAAATC GACTTTTATGTCTTGAGGCTCTACAATCCGATGGATCAAAACATGAAAGGACAG ATAGCATGCGCAAATCCGGGCGAAGTTAGGAAATGGCTTGAAGCATTTGAGGAAGCCAGACTACAG GCTGAATATGACATGATGAGAGGGGTTAGCTGGAATGAAAATGA GATTAATTTTGATGGTCATCGTCCTCGACTAAGGAGATATGTATATGGATTGGGAAAATACCTAAGAATTAGCAAAAGTACTGCTGGATGA
- the LOC112897759 gene encoding disease resistance protein RPP13-like isoform X3, with the protein MEATAVSVGKAVLDGALGYAKSIVAEEIALQLGIERDVIFIGDELEMMRSFLLTADEEHDKHKVLLTWVNQVRELAYNVEDSLMDFALQSEKKPFCWCIPRNLWQRRSIAKEVKELRTRVEDVSNRNLRYRLIKGSSSTNAAVEVQGSVSSASLFQINEARWAAQEQETLKMSLHQLITSDDTDLRVFAVWGTGGDLGKTSTIREAYDHQDIYEKFGCRAWVKLTTPFLQNKFFHDLLRQFYVYSREVTGKSNQGNASGYNVLKELEKMERSHIVDQVSAHVNEKRYLVVIEGLSTIVEWDCIKTYFPDKKNGSRIIVSTQHVEIGSLCTEQPYQVTELKELSPNHSIYLFHNRVEPRSRNAMSIDGINSTMQSSSSEIQADAQQIGEGGDSIESKLDRSKTMVVIDEDFVGRTNDKTQLINLILQTEDGHTCKVISVWGMGGVGKTSLVQSVYRSQELGSLKHAWVTAVRPFNYESIIRNLVWQLQKDIQEDPAEASQKKREIQPGKTMEQELAKKTMEQELAHLLQTQKCLIVIDDLSSIEEWNLIKEHLAKATRIIVTSREKYVAKYCSREDMNIYGLQSLEYAAAFDLFKRKECWTSNYMYTAVKTEDVCSGCHMNCLPWLSSN; encoded by the exons ATGGAGGCCACTGCGGTGAGCGTGGGCAAGGCCGTACTCGATGGAGCTCTGGGATATGCTAAGTCCATCGTTGCAGAGGAGATCGCCCTGCAGCTTGGCATCGAGCGCGACGTGATATTCATTGGAGACGAGCTCGAGATGATGCGGTCCTTCCTGCTCACTGCCGACGAAGAGCACGACAAGCACAAGGTGCTCCTGACCTGGGTGAACCAGGTCCGCGAGCTGGCCTACAATGTGGAGGACAGCCTCATGGACTTCGCCCTACAATCTGAGAAGAAGCCGTTCTGCTGGTGCATCCCTCGCAATCTTTGGCAGCGCCGCAGCATTGCCAAGGAAGTGAAGGAGCTTAGGACTAGGGTGGAGGATGTGAGCAACAGGAACTTGCGCTACCGCCTTATCAAGGGCTCTAGCTCAACGAATGCCGCTGTTGAGGTGCAGGGCAGCGTGTCCAGTGCATCATTGTTCCAAATTAATGAAGCAAGGTGGGCAGCCCAGGAGCAGGAGACACTAAAGATGAGTCTCCACCAGCTGATCACAAGTGATGATACGGACCTCAGGGTATTCGCCGTGTGGGGAACAGGTGGTGATCTTGGGAAGACGTCCACAATCAGGGAGGCCTATGACCATcaagatatatatgaaaaatttgGCTGCCGTGCCTGGGTGAAGCTAACAACTCCTTTCCTCCAAAACAAATTTTTCCACGATTTGTTAAGGCAGTTCTATGTGTATTCTCGTGAAGTAACTGGAAAATCAAACCAAGGAAATGCTTCAGGTTATAATGTTCTCAAGGAGTTAGAGAAGATGGAGCGGAGTCATATTGTTGATCAGGTTTCAGCCCATGTGAATGAGAAAAGGTATCTGGTAGTCATTGAAGGTCTATCCACCATTGTTGAGTGGGATTGCATTAAAACATATTTCCCTGACAAGAAGAATGGGAGCCGTATCATTGTATCCACGCAGCATGTTGAAATTGGTAGCTTGTGCACGGAGCAGCCGTACCAAGTAACAGAGCTCAAGGAATTGTCTCCCAATCATTCTATCTACCTCTTCCATAACAGG GTTGAGCCCAGGTCCCGGAATGCCATGAGTATTGATGGGATAAACTCAACGATGCAATCCAGCTCCAGTGAAATACAGGCCGACGCTCAACAGATTGGTGAAGGTGGTGATAGCATTGAAAGCAAGCTTGACCGCAGCAAGACAATGGTAGTCATTGATGAAGACTTTGTCGGACGAACAAATGATAAGACTCAACTTATTAATTTAATTCTTCAAACAGAAGATGGACATACCTGCAAGGTTATCTCAGTGTGGGGAATGGGAGGTGTTGGGAAGACCAGTCTTGTTCAAAGTGTCTACCGAAGCCAAGAACTTGGCAGCTTGAAGCATGCCTGGGTCACTGCAGTGCGCCCTTTCAACTACGAATCCATCATTAGAAACCTTGTTTGGCAACTACAGAAAGATATTCAAGAAGATCCTGCTGAAGCAAGTCAAAAGAAGAGGGAAATTCAACCTGGAAAAACGATGGAGCAAGAGCTCGCTAAAAAAACGATGGAGCAAGAGCTCGCTCACCTTCTTCAAACACAGAAGTGCCTCATTGTTATTGATGATCTATCATCCATTGAAGAATGGAACTTAATCAAAGAACACTTGGCAAAAGCTACACGTATCATTGTCACCTCCAGGGAAAAATATGTCGCCAAGTACTGTTCCAGGGAAGACATGAACATATACGGCCTTCAAAGTCTGGAATATGCTGCTGCATTTGACCTCTTTAAAAggaag GAATGCTGGACTTCCAACTACATGTACACTGCAGTGAAGACTGAAGATGTATGTAGTGGTTGTCACATGAATTGTTTGCCTTGGTTGTCTTCCAACTGA
- the LOC112897249 gene encoding protein ENHANCED DISEASE RESISTANCE 2-like isoform X1 — protein MTGWVYHIGVSSVGHEYCHLRFLTIRGKSVAMYKRDPLDNPEIEPIRKGVVSPTLVCEELGRQRVNYGDFYVLRLYNPMDQNMKGQIACANPGEVRKWLEAFEEARLQAEYDMMRGVSWNENEINFDGHRPRLRRYVYGLGKYLRISKSTAG, from the exons ATGACTGGTTGGGTGTACCACATCGGCGTCAGCTCCGTCGGCCATGAATACTGTCATCTCCGCTTCCTTACTATCAGGGGCAAATCCGTCGCCATGTACAAGCGCGACCCGCTCGACAACCCAGAAATC GAACCTATCCGAAAGGGTGTTGTTAGTCCCACTCTTGTGTGTGAGGAGCTTGGTCGACAGAGGGTGAACTATGGG GACTTTTATGTCTTGAGGCTCTACAATCCGATGGATCAAAACATGAAAGGACAG ATAGCATGCGCAAATCCGGGCGAAGTTAGGAAATGGCTTGAAGCATTTGAGGAAGCCAGACTACAG GCTGAATATGACATGATGAGAGGGGTTAGCTGGAATGAAAATGA GATTAATTTTGATGGTCATCGTCCTCGACTAAGGAGATATGTATATGGATTGGGAAAATACCTAAGAATTAGCAAAAGTACTGCTGGATGA